The window caacaaccacctcaacctcaagctcaacaacaacaatcaccagATCACACCCCTGAACAATTACCAGTTCAATCACCTATCCCCCAACAACAATATCCACCATTTGAAGATGAGTCTCTACCATTtgacttcttcgaagctcaaccatcttcatctgcacCCATACAACCTACCACTCAACCACAATACTCTCCACCAATTCAATCAACTTCACAACCACTGCCGTCAGATTCAGCTATCGATCCTGATCTTCAGGAATTCAGAgatgacttacaggtagctcaggtactttctgacttctcatctaactttaatgttgatatctctgattatggttgtaactttgatttgttttgcaagcctgccagcaatgaacctgacaacacacaggttcataaccccgCTGATGTTTCTGTTCAACAAACGAActctctcttctccaaacaTAACAAACATCACTACTACGAAACCTGTTCGTAACGTAGCCCGAAAAAGGAGTGGGAGTACTTTTGTGtctgaacccgcagctctgtcttccctaaagaagcaaagggtggaagcctcgAAGACAACTGCAGTCACATcctcgccttcccaaaaaggcttggacactgatatggcaatacagtctctggattcattctctcaacagaatgaagccattgaagttgaccgtccagccacggtatcctgtacagagtctagcactactctagcactcacgctagtgcaaaatcaagccaatacacaggttactacactttctgagagcacagtATTTCAAAATGACtttactatgtatgaaaaatttgtTGATCACTCTTTCTTCAATGATCAGGAActacttggcaatgtgcaagtagatttgccgtcacttgcttccggaggacaatttgttcctccactacctttgaacccatttcagggaacattggtagtatacacAGGTATATCTGGAGCTATGAGTGaatcgagtgatgaaaggcaaacaccgagcgatacacatgcacgtgaggccagtgaaacagctctgagtgtacgtgaggtgagtgcacacactaacccagctctatttgaggaacaaatggcaatgttacaagctgaacttgcccggatgattgctgaaaatgagagatagaaaggtgcacaactggtcaccttagaaaagaaagtagaggaggagccatccagttcgtacagggatgagctcaaaTCTGATATCCATTgtttgactgtcgagatgagatccaaccatgagctctacatgtctaaatttgatgaaatcgacagcaaactggatcaacttctcaggaactccaagtctgatgctccaacctccggagaggatccctcaactaagggggggAATAGAGTtaagggaggagaagacaaagtAAAAAGCTCCAACCAGAGTAACAAAGGGAACACA of the Daucus carota subsp. sativus chromosome 4, DH1 v3.0, whole genome shotgun sequence genome contains:
- the LOC135152137 gene encoding uncharacterized protein LOC135152137, whose protein sequence is MGPLGSRNVETNDKVECFYPRFLMLLLNDKMTEADKNFYFNAERLNVKQTSLKLINKLAKGTKYNEVPLIVTPFMSERFNAQRVPYQVQVAQPQQHQQQQQQDQQLQLQLQQPPQPQAQQQQSPDHTPEQLPVQSPIPQQQYPPFEDESLPFDFFEAQPSSSAPIQPTTQPQYSPPIQSTSQPLPSDSAIDPDLQEFRDDLQVAQVLSDFSSNFNVDISDYGCNFDLFCKPASNEPDNTQELLGNVQVDLPSLASGGQFVPPLPLNPFQGTLVVYTGISGAMSESSDERQTPSDTHAREASETALSKGAQLVTLEKKVEEEPSSSYRDELKSDIHCLTVEMRSNHELYMSKFDEIDSKLDQLLRNSKSDAPTSGEDPSTKGGNRVKGGEDKVKSSNQSNKGNTNTNTSDSAPGRESEKSKI